From Lathamus discolor isolate bLatDis1 chromosome 15, bLatDis1.hap1, whole genome shotgun sequence, a single genomic window includes:
- the GPR21 gene encoding probable G-protein coupled receptor 21, with translation MNSSLVGNQSGRPFCLLAISYLETINFCLLEVVIIVFLMVLIISGNIIVIFVFHCAPLLNHHTTSYFIQTMAYADLLVGVSCLVPSLSLLHYPIVLSESLVCQIFGYVVSVLKSVSMASLACISIDRYIAITKPLTYNTLVTPWRLRICILIIWLYSCLVFLPSFHWGKPGYHGDVFQWCANSWDTDPYFTLFIVVMLYAPAAFIVCFTYFNIFRICQQHTKEINERRVRFSSQDGEAGEAQPCPDKRYAMVLFRITSVFYILWLPYIIYFLLESSNVYSNRVASFLTTWLAISNSFCNCVIYSLSNSVFQKGLKRLSGAICASCARQRVAKDSSTSRSKRSSNGCHV, from the coding sequence ATGAACTCCTCCTTGGTTGGCAACCAGAGTGGCCGGCCGTTCTGTCTCCTGGCCATTAGCTATTTGGAGACCATCAATTTTTGCCTCCTGGAAGTGGTTATTATTGTGTTCCTCATGGTGCTGATTATTTCGGGCAACATCATTGTGATATTTGTCTTTCACTGTGCACCTCTGCTGAACCACCACACCACCAGCTACTTCATCCAGACTATGGCGTATGCTGACCTCCTGGTGGGCGTGAGCTGTCTGGTGCCTTCTTTGTCTCTGCTGCACTATCCTATTGTTTTAAGTGAGTCCTTGGTTTGCCAAATCTTTGGTTATGTGGTATCAGTGCTGAAGAGTGTCTCCATGGCCTCTTTGGCATGCATTAGTATTGACAGATACATTGCCATCACGAAGCCGCTGACCTACAATACGCTGGTGACCCCATGGAGACTTCGAATCTGCATACTGATCATTTGGCTCTACTCCTGCCTGGTCTTCTTACCCTCCTTTCACTGGGGAAAGCCTGGATATCACGGGGATGTGTTTCAGTGGTGTGCCAATTCCTGGGACACCGATCCCTATTTTACGCTCTTCATTGTGGTGATGCTCTACGCCCCGGCTGCTTTCATCGTCTGCTTCACTTACTTCAACATCTTTCGCATCTGCCAGCAGCACACCAAGGAGATCAACGAGAGGCGAGTGCGCTTCAGCTCTCAGGATGGGGAGGCTGGGGAGGCGCAGCCCTGCCCGGACAAGCGCTATGCCATGGTTCTTTTCCGCATCACCAGTGTCTTCTACATCCTCTGGTTGCCCTACATCATCTATTTTCTGCTGGAGAGCTCCAATGTCTATAGTAACCGCGTTGCGTCTTTCTTGACCACTTGGCTTGCCATTAGCAACAGCTTCTGCAACTGTGTTATTTACAGTCTCTCCAACAGTGTCTTTCAGAAGGGGCTTAAGCGGCTCTCGGGGGCTATTTGTGCCTCTTGTGCTAGACAGAGGGTAGCTAAGGACTCCTCTACCTCTAGGAGCAAAAGATCTTCCAATGGATGTCATGTCTAA